The following coding sequences lie in one Haematobia irritans isolate KBUSLIRL chromosome 3, ASM5000362v1, whole genome shotgun sequence genomic window:
- the LOC142230093 gene encoding uncharacterized protein LOC142230093 has protein sequence MLKHTSNAGGPANGQVRNSSSTTGPTRNIHLRPQQPLNISTLSAASLQTSSVTTTATPHSTNTTTINGGPRSTLLNIASNNATLQSTQPLLPPPLPLSLSNGNGNTTTTTTTPVTPIANHLTPNGLNGIGNNLHTYTNQHIALAHVANGGSAVNNPAANTTNHTNYTNYTNTTHGVNNKTKHGPGPREALTSLGLLCLVSLLLALLSLIFLLKISPNAREDALSRSSPEDFIIVYDVTLALCALSLSLNLCCLLVCAIQFLFAVKLVRSPMFDGRDNRYLEKSSTSRTCAVGGFFISIPIFLTGIILYTFNHFHSTPAIITSVLIGIGIIFCGAAMVHNVFVWQKEKTISYRSPAVHHMSLVSQIGPITPPVQFLNHPNHLNLNQSHISTLFHPTSITPVSPNHSHGSFNPLTALSSSFMMRPSTATPPTPKPLANGSCLSPLGGGVGGCGTGGGGIGVSGREASGSVSPGIPPTLDMSNVTSISLHELSTLV, from the exons ATGCTGAAACATACATCAAATGCTGGCGGACCAGCTAATGGTCAAGTGCGTAATAGCTCCTCTACAACCGGTCCAACACGTAATATACACCTTAGACCACAACAGCCCTTAAATATATCCACCCTCAGTGCTGCAAGTCTACAGACTTCAAGTGTAACGACCACAGCCACACCGCATAGCACAAATACAACCACCATAAATGGAGGACCCCGCTCAACATTACTCAATATTGCATCGAACAATGCCACCTTACAATCGACACAACCCTTATTGCCACCCCCATTGCCACTATCGTTATCGAACGGAAATGGTAAtacaaccacaacaacaaccacaCCAGTGACCCCTATCGCCAACCATCTGACACCGAACGGTCTAAATGGTATTGGTAATAATTTACACACCTACACAAATCAGCATATAGCATTGGCCCATGTGGCCAATGGTGGGTCGGCGGTAAATAATCCTGCAGCAAATACCACAAATCATACAAACTATACCAATTATACAAATACCACACATGGAGTCAATAATAAGACGAAACATGGACCAGGGCCCAGAGAAGCTCTAACCAGTTTAGGTTTACTCTGTTTGG tttCCTTACTTCTGGCATTGTTGTCTTTAATTTTTCTGCTTAAAATATCTCCTAATGCCAGAGAGGATGCGTTGTCTCGAAGTTCTCCAGAGGATTTCATTATTGTCTATGATGTTACCTTGGCCTTATGTGCCTTGTCCTTATCATTGAACTTGTGCTGTTTATTGGTGTGTGCGATACAATTTCTATTCGCTGTCAAACTGGTTCGATCTCCGATGTTCGATGGACG TGATAATCGTTATTTGGAAAAATCCAGTACAAGCCGTACTTGTGCAGTTGGGGGTTTCTTTATATCAATACCCATTTTCCTAACAG GTATCATCTTGTATACCTTCAATCATTTTCATTCAACACCTGCCATAATAACCAGTGTCCTAATAGGTATTGGTATTATATTTTGTGGTGCAGCAATGGTCCATAATGTATTTGTGTGGCAAAAGGAGAAAACCATAAGCTATCGTAGTCCTGCTGTGCATCATATGTCATTGGTGTCACAGATTGGTCCAATAACACCACCAGTTCAATTTCTTAATCATCCAAATCATTTGAATTTGAATCAATCGCATATATCCACATTATTTCATCCGACCTCTATAACACCGGTGTCACCAAATCATTCCCATGGTAGTTTTAATCCTTTGACAGCTCTTAGCTCATCATTTATGATGCGTCCTTCAACAGCTACTCCTCCTACCCCAAAGCCTTTGGCCAATGGTAGCTGTTTGTCACCACTGGGTGGTGGTGTTGGTGGATGTGGCACGGGCGGTGGAGGCATTGGGGTATCTGGTCGTGAGGCTAGCGGTTCTGTGAGTCCTGGCATACCACCTACATTGGATATGAGTAATGTTACCAGCATATCATTACATGAGTTGTCCACTTTAGTCTAG